The DNA region CTAGGCCGGCAGCCTTAAGGCTGGGGACAATTTGCTCCAGATATCCTTCAGAAATAGACTGCCTCCTGGCGATATCCTTTAGCAGCACCAAACCCTTCCCGTAACCTAAAGCCAGCTCTAGCATAAAGCGGGTGCCGTATCTTCCTTTTGTAGATATACCCATCATAGTACTTCTTATAACACTACTATTCTTATTATTTCAATATGTTTAGTAAGGATTATAATAGTTTAAAATACAATGTCAAGAAAAATAGGCAATTCTACCGTCTATGCCCTTTATATTTGGTATATTATGCCAGTATCAATTAATTTCTTTTTTAGATGCTTGCAGCCACCTGTAGCCGGGTAAGCCTAAAGATTAACTGCAGGTTTTAACCGGCAAGTCTTCTTTCTACAAATTCATACTCTTTTCGTTACTGGGGGATAAACGGGTGGGTAACCTTAAATGTTTTTCTACCGGTGCCACACGGTGTAGTTGAGAACCTATGTGAAAGGGAAAATTGAGAGGCCTTACAGGTGGATACAGGACAGGATTGTAAAGACCTGTGCCCGGGAAGGAATAAGTGATATTACAGGTGCCCAGAGAGTTTCTAAAAAAAGAGATATCAAGGTATAACTACAGGCAGGTCCATTCCACTACCGGCGAGATTCCTTATCTAAGATTTCGAAGAGCACTTGAGGAAAAAGTCTCCCTTTTCAGGGAATTTTGTCTTATGTCCCCGCGCATAAGTCCACAAAAGATATCTTTGCACTCAGGCTTGACAGGATTATTGGTCCCTACAGAAAGATATCCATAAATAATCTTGAAATTGCCGTAAACGGCAAGCCTAGGCACTCTGTAAATGGACGTATCTATCCACTTAATACCCAGTTCTCCGAACTGAGGTTCTGGTCGGATAAAGAGCTTATCGACGTTAAAAAGATCAAAAATAGTGACCTAAAAGCGGTTCACTTTTAAATCATAAAGTGTTCACTTTTAAAAAATTGCTAACATGCTTAATTCTTCTATTCTATTTGTGTAAATTAAATATCCCTAAAATATTACTGATAGTATAAACTCAAAAAAAATTTATTGACTTTGAGAAAAATCTAAAATCCATGCCATAGTGTATAGAAACAACCACCGCTACCATGGCCTTGAAAATCTTTCCAATATGTTTGGGGAAACTAAGAAAACTCACCTTGCGGAATACCAAGATTAATCCAGTTGATTACAAAATCCTTTCCAACTACCTTGACCCAATAGACGAGATAGACAAAAAAATAAAGGATATTGACCGTTTAAAAGCATTGTGGCTTATAAAAGCCAAGATACAGTAGTTTTAAAGCATTTATTATCTTTTGCTTCTAAATATTACCCCCACTTATAATAGAATCCGCAAGACATCTATAAACTTATTTATATAAGAACTAAATTTATCATTAAATCTTTTCTGGTATATTACTAAAGACACCCTTTAATCGATAATGCAAAAGTAAAAAAATCTCAAACAAGAGCATAATCCTATTTATTTATCCATATGAACCTTTTATAAATTAATTCTTTTCAACTACCTCTTTGGGATTGCTAAAATAAAATTTTTTAATAAGCAATGAAACTACCAATATATATATTACATACCCTGCTGTTTCTAATAAAGAAGGGGAAGGATTATATCCAAAAAGTGACCTTAATATTCCACCAAAGATGCTCTCCTTACTCAAAACATTTCCGATATCGTAAATATTATCTTTTATTACTGGCATAATCCCAGCTTCCTGGAATTCATGTATGGCTGTAGAAAAAAGGCCCGTAGCAATTAGCATTACTAATATACCAGTAATTTTAAAGAATGCCCCCAGGTTTACTTTCCTTGTAGACAAGAAAAATATTATTGCCAAAATAATTGAGGACAAAATTCCAGCAGTTCCCCCTAATATAAGTTCAAAAGAATTTACCTGGTAACTGATAGCCCTAAAAAATAAAACAGTCTCTGCCCCTTCTCTGAATACCACAATAAAACCTAAGAAAAAAAGGCTAAATATCCTCCCTTTATCTATTGCTTTTCCTACAGATGCTTCAATATTACCTCTAATGCTTTTGGCTTGTTTATTCATCCAAAATATCATATAGGTCAATACTACTACTGCTAGCATCATTACTATGCCCTCAAAGACCTCTTCAACCTTTCCTTCAAATCCCCCCAGCAGGACTTGAAATATATAGGCAAGCCCTATGCTTAAGACAACTGCTAAGACCGCTCCGTAGATTACATGTTTAACATATTTTTTCTCCCCGATTTTTGTCAGATAACTAATTATAATTCCTATGACTAAAAAGGCCTCAAGGCCTTCTCTGAACGCTATAAAAAAACTTGATAACATTTTTATTTCCTCCTAATTATAAAATTTAGGTTTGCCTAACTTTATTATAATAAGCCTGCATTGTCAAATATTATTTTGGGAGTGTCATTTAAAAATTATCTATGAAAATATCTGTCAATAACATTTATTAAATATAGAGCTTTAAGCGCTATAAAGTTTATATCCGGCAAAAGCTTTATGTACCTACAATTTATTTACCCTAATTCTTTTTGCCAAGTCCATAATACCCCTTTTCCCCTATTTGTGCTTCTTCTGTTTTTCGACCTTTACCTAAAAAAAGGCGGACTGATTACTTTGTAGCCCTAATACTGTACACTTCCCTGATCTTAATTTACGCCTTTGATTTTATAAGGACAGGTTATGTTGATATAGCCGCCTCTTTTTTATGTTTTTGACTCTATATTTGATTTTGATTTTTGGCAGGGATATTACCCGACCCAAAATTATGCTGATTACCGTCCTGTGTGCCTCGGCGGCAACCCTTACCAAACAGGCGGGTATGATCCTATTGGTATTTGCCCTCATCTTTATCACCCGGCATCTTCTGGGCAGGAAAATAAGGGGTAAGCAGCTTTTCAGCAGGTTGGCTATCCTTTATTCGGTTCTCCTGTTTTCACTGCTATGGTATTTGCAGACAATATTAGAGATAAACTGGGGCCGGGACGTACCCCAAATTGGCTACCTTGCTGCTGATATACACCCGGGCCGCAACCTTCTGGAAAGGTTTGTGTATGGCATAACTAACCTAAACGGGGGCATATTCCTCTTTTCAGCCATTATGGTATTGGCAGTACTGGGAATCGCTTACAGGAAATCCAGGATTATTACCATTACCTTAAAAAAAGCTGCCGGTCAAAAGGCCTGGGAACCAGGTTCCTTTCCGGGACAATAGAGATAATTAAAAAGGAAAATATAAATAGGATCAAACTTACCGTAAGCCCTGAAATAAGCAAGCCATAAACCTTTACCATAAGCACGGTTTTAAGTCTAAGGGCCTATATAAAAGCGAATACGGGGAGAGAATAGGCAGGTTTCTTATAAAACTAAAGCTATAGGTTACCTCAAATTTTTCTCATTTGTAATCCATGAACCTGTCAAATACCTCTATAAGCTCCTGAATTTTTTTATCTTTATCTTCCTCGGATGAAGAAGACAGCGCAGAAGCCACGCAAGTCTTAACATGGTTCCCCAAAACACCATGGCCTACTTTCTTAAGGCCTCCGCATACTGCAGAGATTTGCAGCAGTATATCAACGCA from Actinomycetes bacterium includes:
- a CDS encoding FTR1 family protein, with amino-acid sequence MLSSFFIAFREGLEAFLVIGIIISYLTKIGEKKYVKHVIYGAVLAVVLSIGLAYIFQVLLGGFEGKVEEVFEGIVMMLAVVVLTYMIFWMNKQAKSIRGNIEASVGKAIDKGRIFSLFFLGFIVVFREGAETVLFFRAISYQVNSFELILGGTAGILSSIILAIIFFLSTRKVNLGAFFKITGILVMLIATGLFSTAIHEFQEAGIMPVIKDNIYDIGNVLSKESIFGGILRSLFGYNPSPSLLETAGYVIYILVVSLLIKKFYFSNPKEVVEKN
- a CDS encoding metal-sensitive transcriptional regulator, whose translation is MLTEEIQKDAVNRLKKIEGQVRGLQRMVEERKYCVDILLQISAVCGGLKKVGHGVLGNHVKTCVASALSSSSEEDKDKKIQELIEVFDRFMDYK